The following are from one region of the Candidatus Krumholzibacteriia bacterium genome:
- a CDS encoding class I SAM-dependent methyltransferase gives MTSYYSRKLAGRRLERCYEIAAPRVQRYFEAEIVHALSRIRPTDSVLELGCGTGRIARRVADVAARVVGIDTAAESIACARETVHAPNCVFMEMDALHLGFPNDSFDVVLCLQNGICAFRLDTASLIKEALRVTRPGGRVLFSSYADAFWEHRLAWFDAQAAEGLVGPVDHAASMDGVIVCTDGFRAGRMTPAGFQELCAKVGVAGEVTEVDESSVVCEVRKG, from the coding sequence ATGACCTCCTACTACTCCCGGAAGCTCGCCGGCCGGCGCCTCGAGCGCTGCTATGAGATCGCGGCGCCGCGCGTGCAGCGGTACTTCGAGGCCGAGATCGTCCACGCCCTCTCGCGCATCCGTCCCACCGACAGCGTTCTTGAACTGGGTTGTGGCACCGGGCGCATCGCGCGGCGCGTGGCCGATGTGGCAGCGCGCGTGGTCGGCATCGATACCGCCGCCGAGAGTATCGCTTGCGCAAGGGAGACCGTGCATGCGCCCAACTGCGTCTTCATGGAGATGGACGCGCTCCACCTGGGCTTTCCGAATGACTCATTCGATGTCGTGCTGTGCCTGCAGAACGGCATCTGCGCGTTCCGCCTCGATACTGCGTCGCTTATCAAAGAGGCCCTGCGCGTCACCCGCCCCGGCGGACGCGTGCTCTTCTCCAGCTACGCCGACGCGTTCTGGGAACACCGCCTCGCCTGGTTCGACGCCCAGGCGGCAGAAGGTCTCGTGGGCCCCGTGGACCACGCGGCCTCAATGGACGGCGTCATCGTCTGCACCGACGGCTTCCGCGCCGGCCGCATGACCCCCGCGGGTTTCCAGGAGTTGTGCGCGAAGGTAGGTGTTGCGGGCGAGGTCACGGAGGTGGACGAGAGCAGCGTGGTGTGCGAGGTGCGGAAGGGGTAG